Proteins co-encoded in one Nicotiana sylvestris chromosome 7, ASM39365v2, whole genome shotgun sequence genomic window:
- the LOC104231652 gene encoding zinc finger protein ZAT5-like: MILENKEYTMEFVQMQENVDHHMNMVIKRRRTKRPRPPSPLALTIATSSCSTVEGASGGGGSGGELDGHVANSSSLSNCGIDQFAKNSEEEDMANCLILLAQGHNQKSQSSSLDVFPCKTCNRCFSSFQALGGHRASHKKPKSTTLEEIKNSKPIEQVATCLKLNEDHVTTLSLQIPSNNNNSNNNNNNSSGKNKTRVHECSICGAEFTSGQALGGHMRRHRPLPNSITIAASSTSNEESHDQTKNTRNFLSLDLNLPAPEDDHREITKFSFGSKEQVIVFSASPLVDCHY; encoded by the coding sequence ATGATACTAGAAAACAAAGAGTATACTATGGAATTTGTTCAAATGCAAGAAAATGTTGATCATCATATGAATATGGTGATCAAAAGAAGGCGGACTAAGCGACCTAGACCGCCTTCTCCTCTTGCTTTAACGATTGCTACTAGCTCGTGTAGCACAGTGGAAGGCGCTAGCggtggtggtggtagtggtggtgaATTGGACGGACACGTGGCAAACTCGTCATCGCTTTCCAATTGTGGGATTGATCAATTTGCCAAAAATTCGGAAGAAGAAGATATGGCCAATTGTTTGATTCTTTTAGCACAAGGTCATAACCAAAAGTCACAATCCTCTTCATTGGATGTTTTTCCATGCAAAACATGCAACCGTTGCTTCTCTTCATTTCAAGCACTTGGTGGTCATAGAGCAAGTCATAaaaaaccaaaatcaacaaccctaGAAGAGATCAAGAATTCAAAGCCAATTGAACAAGTTGCCACTTGTTTGAAATTGAACGAGGATCATGTCACAACTTTATCACTTCAAATCccgagtaacaacaacaacagcaacaacaataacaacaacagtAGCGGCAAGAACAAGACTAGGGTACACGAATGTTCGATATGTGGAGCAGAATTCACTTCAGGACAAGCATTAGGTGGTCATATGAGAAGACATAGGCCATTGCCAAATAGTATTACAATTGCAGCAAGTAGTACAAGCAATGAAGAATCTCATGATCAAACAAAAAACACAAGGAATTTCTTGTCATTGGATCTTAACCTACCGGCGCCGGAAGACGATCACCGTGAAATTACGAAATTCTCCTTTGGTTCAAAAGAACAAGTCATCGTCTTCTCAGCTTCTCCTTTAGTTGACTGCCATTACTAA